A region of uncultured Desulfobacter sp. DNA encodes the following proteins:
- a CDS encoding response regulator — protein MVKIPVKILIVDDEKDFVEMFSLRLSKQGEMVSSAYSGQRALDLLETTKIDVVILDIRMPGMDGIETLKKIKAKHPLVEVILLTGHGSTETAVEGMKEGAFDYLMKPADFDDISEKLANAWKRKEEQEERIRKAEARLLLRRSGNI, from the coding sequence ATGGTAAAAATACCGGTAAAAATCTTGATCGTTGATGATGAAAAAGATTTTGTAGAGATGTTTTCCCTGCGCCTGAGCAAACAGGGGGAAATGGTATCTTCTGCCTATTCAGGACAAAGGGCCTTAGACCTGCTTGAAACAACTAAAATAGACGTGGTGATTCTGGATATCCGCATGCCCGGTATGGACGGCATAGAGACCTTGAAAAAAATCAAGGCGAAACATCCCCTGGTGGAAGTCATTCTTCTCACCGGCCACGGCTCCACGGAAACCGCTGTGGAAGGCATGAAGGAAGGCGCCTTTGATTACCTGATGAAACCGGCGGATTTTGATGATATCAGTGAAAAACTGGCCAATGCCTGGAAACGGAAGGAAGAACAGGAAGAACGTATCCGTAAAGCTGAAGCCCGACTGCTGCTGAGGCGCTCCGGCAATATTTAA